The nucleotide sequence TGTGTTGGGAAATACTCACGAAGCACCGGGAGAAGCTGTCGCTTCCCGCCTGCCCATTTCAAAAACGGCTGCACATTCTTTTGCTGACATTCATTCATCTTATGTTCACCCCTAAATTAACAAAACGTACGTTCGAATTTATGTTCAGTATACAATAGATACTTTATATGTAACAGGAGAAATAAAAAAACACTGCATTGAGAGCAGTGGCTGAGGCAATATTTTATGTATGTTGGCGGGACTGTGTGGGAATCGAACCCACCGGAGACGGCACGCGCCTCCCAGGACGGTTTTGAAGACCGCGGAGTGCACCAGCAACCCAACCAGCCCCATCATATTTTGTCACCTAAAACATTATAGTCATTTTTTGAAATAGATGCAACCAATCGTTGTTTCACTTCGTTAAATATTGAAGCAAAATAATTACTTTAAAATTGGTTAAATTGTTAATAGGTGTTATAATCATCGTTGTAAAATGGTTATATTTGTTAACTAGAGGAGGAACAACATTGAGAAGGGGTAAAAGCATCTTTTCAGCTCTATTCGCCGCACTACTCGCTGTTCATTTTTCTGCTATACCTGTTTCAGCCAATACAGAGGTGGTTGAACAGAGAAAGACAGTAAAAGAGATGAACGATATGATCGTGAAAGTGGACGGGGAAACAGTAGACTTTCAGGATGTCGAGCCGATTATTGAAAACCAACGTACATTAGTACCGTTGCGAGCAATTTTTGAAGCGATGGGCGCGACTGTTGATTGGAATAAAGAAGAACAAACGATTTATGCGACAAGAAAAAACGAAACAGTACAGCTTGCGATTGATTCACCAATTGCTTTTACAAGTGGACAAGAGGTTTTGTTAGACGTTCCGGCTAAGCTGTATAAAGAACGTACAATGGTGCCGCTTCGGTTTGTTGGTGAAGCATTTGGCGGCATTGTTGATTTTGATGGAAAGAATCGTACGATTACAATCAGTTTATCGAAAGAACAAGTAATCGAGCTGACAGAAGCCTCGTTTTATTTAAATGGGGAGCAGCTTTCTTTTCAAACACCACCAATTTTTAAAGGTGGGCGAAATTATATTACGCTTGAGTCGGTATTAAATGCGCTTGACAGTGAGATCTATTGGACAAAAGAAGAGGAAAAAATCCATATTCAATTTGACGGAGCAAGCATGGATTTGTTTGTCGGACAAAATATAGCTTTTATGGATGAAGAGTTTATTCACCTGACTGCTTTTCCGATTGAACAATACGGAGTCGTAATGGTGCCGATTCGATTAATTACGGAAGCATTCGGAGGTACAGCCCATTACATTAAAGAAACCGAAGAAACACACCTTTACGTAAATCGTGCCAAGTTTAAAACGGCTTTTTTAGAAAAAGAGCAGGCCGAAATAATTACACCTTCCCCTGTGCCTAATGCACGTCTTGTTGGAGACCGTCGCCTGATGGTAAGCGATAATCCTGAAATCTTAAAGGAAAGCACCATTCCACATGATGATGTGACACTTTGGCATGATGAAGTTAAGACAACAGAAAGTGAAATGGATCATCGTATATTCGGATGGCATATTAATAAATTAGGTGAAAGGGTCAACGTCGGAATTACAATAGAAAATTTATCCACGACAAATGACCTTGAATTAAAAGGATTGAAAGGTGTCAACCGGACAAGTGCAAATGGTTGGTCGAACTATGATGTTGGGCTTCCTGTAGCTGAAAGTGTCTTAAGCAACAAGTTAACGAGCATTAACATGAAGGATACGGTTGTGAAAGCTGGCGAAACAGCTGTGATTCAAGCTTTTGGGATTGAAAAAGATTATTTGCTTGGATTTGTTGATGATTTTACCGTCGTGAAAGCAAATGGAAGCGGGGAAATGAAATATGTTGTCCGCACGGTTCTAAGCCGCTCGGTAGATGATTTACATACGATTAAGAAGGAGCCAGTTGAGCTTGATCGGGCAAACCCTCACCCGCGTGGAACTTGGCGTGCTTCAGAAATTGAAACAGAGCTGCCAGTGTATGAAGCAGGAACAAAAGAGGTTGCTTACAGCATTTCAAATGGGAAAACAGACAACTTACTGTCAGAAATTGAGTCCCTTGGTGGTGATCCGAGTAAGGTCATAAAAAACAGCGGTCATTACGGAATTATTTATAAGATAAAAATTCCTGTTCAAAATGTAACAGGAGAAGAACGGACAGTAAGAGTGCGAATTGGCGGCCGAGGCGGCTTGTATAATGGAGCAGTGAAAACAGATGACGGTGTTTTCATAACGCCGGTGCTTGAGCCGATGCGTGAAGTCGCTAATGTGAAGGATTATGTAATTAATGGCCGGAATGAAGTGATTGAATTAGAAGTGATGCACGCAGGTGGTGCAGCACTTGCAATGGCTGTGGATATTATAACTATAAAGTAATGAGAAGGAGAGTAGGTTCTAACATGCCTACTCTCCTTTCTTCATTTCAAAATAGAGATCGTTATGGTTTTTGCAGCTGGGGTTAAACTTTGCTTGGCAATTTGGGCATTGATACCGGCATTGTAAATACTCCGTTACGGTAAGTTCGTACTTACAGCTGCCGCAAAGAATCGATTTTTCATCAAAAGAGGTCTTTGGAATAACATGTGCAGGGTGGCCAGCTGTCTCTTGGTGACAATAGAAGCACGGATAATACGTCTTGCAGCATGGAAATTTAATCGCGATGATATCAGTCTTTTTGTGGTAATGTAGACATCTTGTCTCATTATCTACGAGCAATCCACGAATGATCGGCTTCACCAATATTCCCTCCTTTATTCTTACATTCTAGCAAAAAAGAACAGTTTTCTGATAAATCTTTTTCCTAACAGCTCTAATGGTGTATGATGGAATTATATTCAACTTATTTAAGGAAAAGGCGGTGGAAATGTGAGAATTCCAGCCTTTACGATTGGAATGGCAGGACACATCGACCATGGGAAAACGGCATTAACGAAGGCTTTAACGAATATTGATACCGACAGTTTAAAGGAGGAAAAAGAGCGGAGTATTTCAATTGAACCGGGGTTTGCTGAGTTGAAATTAGGCTCTGACGTTTCTGTCTCGATTGTTGATGTCCCTGGGCATGAACGGTTTATTCGCCAAATGATTGCCGGAGTTGCCGGGATTGATGCTGTATTACTTGTCATTGCTGCAGATGAAGGGATTATGCCGCAAACGAAGGAGCATATCGATATATTAAACTTTCTCGGTGTTGAAAACGCGATTGTGGTGATTACAAAAATCGATCGTGTTGATGATGAAATGCTTGAGCTTGTGACACTGGATGTGAATGAACAGTTAGCAGGAACAGTATTTGCCGATAAGGAAATTGTCTATGTGGACAGCTTATCGCATAAAGGCATTCCAGAGTTAAAAGAAAAAATTCGCACCGCCCTAGGAGAGTTGACACATCGAAGTGAAGCGGGGGATTTTCGCTTGCCGATTGATCAAGTATTTACAATCCAAGGCCAAGGCACAATTGTCAGAGGAACAATCTATGAAGGCTTGGTGAGAGAAGGAAATAAGCTGTTAATCTTACCGCAGCGCCTTCAAGTGAAGGCACGACAAGTTCAAGTGCATAAGCAGGAGGTGAAAACAGCACAGGCAGGACAGCGTGCCGCAATTAACATAAGCGGCGCATCAAAAGAAGATATTCAGCGCGGACATGTCCTCGTTTCAGCAGAGCGCTTTGCCGTAACAGATACAATTGATGTCGTGCTGCGTTTTGTCGATGAATTAATGTATCCTATCAAACAGCGTGCGCCGGTTAACCTTCATATCGGCACGGCTGAAGTGATGGGGAAACTCGTTTTCTTTGATCGGAATGTTGTAGAAAAAGAATGCGAAGAAATCTATTGTCAACTTCGTCTTGATGAAAAAGTAGTCGTTCGGCGTGGTGACAGGTTTATTTTAAGAAGGCCGACACCTGTTGAGACGATTGCAGGCGGGGCAATTGTTGACCCAAATGGAGAGCGATATCGCTTCGGTGAAGAAACTGTGCAATATTTGCAGAAGAAACGAGAAGGGACACCTGATGAGCGGGTAAAAGAAGTATTAATGACACATCATTGGCTGACGAAGAGTGAACTATCGACCCTCACCTCAATTGATGAAGCAGACTTGTCAACGCTTCTGTGTCGTGGAAAAACAAATGGAGCTGTTGTTGAGTTAAAGACAGGAAAATTTGCAAGAACAGAAACAATTGAACAGCTCCAGGAAGACGTTGTTCATTTGCTTCGAAGTTTTCATGAAAAACAGCCGCTTGCGCTTGGATTTAATAAGCCTGAGATGACCCAAGCCTTGGATACCTATCCACAACAGCTAGTTCATATCGTACTTGATAACCTTAAGGATGAAGACGTGCTTAAGCAGCATGGGCAGTTCCTTTCGTTACGATCATTTACACCGAAGTATCCGATGCAATGGGCGAAGCGAATGGAGCAAGCTGTTTCAAGTATGAGTGCAGATGGATTAATGGTGAAAGATTGGCAGACGTACACGAAAGAGGCTTCACTCCCGGCTGAAGAAGCTGAACAATTACGAAAATATTTACTTCATACAAAGCAAGCCTACGCTTTAACAGAGAAAATGCTTCTCCATGCTGAAGCATTTCAAAAGATGGTGAAGACGTTGCAGCAAAATACAGGGGAAACGTTTAACTTAAAAGAAGCCAAAGACGCACTCGGCGTGTCACGTAAATACTTGATTCCATTACTGGAGCTGTTAGATGCTTGGAACTATACCGTTCGTGCTGGGGAAGAGCGGAAATGGTTAAGTGATGGCTCGAAGAAGACGCAGCTAACATAAGGAGGTGTGCAGGTGGCTCGGGTTGAACAACGAATTCGTTTAGTGAAAGGTGATATTACGCAGCTTGAAGTTGATGCAATTGTCAATGCAGCGAACAGCCGTTTAGCCGG is from Bacillus tianshenii and encodes:
- a CDS encoding copper amine oxidase N-terminal domain-containing protein; translated protein: MRRGKSIFSALFAALLAVHFSAIPVSANTEVVEQRKTVKEMNDMIVKVDGETVDFQDVEPIIENQRTLVPLRAIFEAMGATVDWNKEEQTIYATRKNETVQLAIDSPIAFTSGQEVLLDVPAKLYKERTMVPLRFVGEAFGGIVDFDGKNRTITISLSKEQVIELTEASFYLNGEQLSFQTPPIFKGGRNYITLESVLNALDSEIYWTKEEEKIHIQFDGASMDLFVGQNIAFMDEEFIHLTAFPIEQYGVVMVPIRLITEAFGGTAHYIKETEETHLYVNRAKFKTAFLEKEQAEIITPSPVPNARLVGDRRLMVSDNPEILKESTIPHDDVTLWHDEVKTTESEMDHRIFGWHINKLGERVNVGITIENLSTTNDLELKGLKGVNRTSANGWSNYDVGLPVAESVLSNKLTSINMKDTVVKAGETAVIQAFGIEKDYLLGFVDDFTVVKANGSGEMKYVVRTVLSRSVDDLHTIKKEPVELDRANPHPRGTWRASEIETELPVYEAGTKEVAYSISNGKTDNLLSEIESLGGDPSKVIKNSGHYGIIYKIKIPVQNVTGEERTVRVRIGGRGGLYNGAVKTDDGVFITPVLEPMREVANVKDYVINGRNEVIELEVMHAGGAALAMAVDIITIK
- a CDS encoding CHY zinc finger protein; the encoded protein is MVKPIIRGLLVDNETRCLHYHKKTDIIAIKFPCCKTYYPCFYCHQETAGHPAHVIPKTSFDEKSILCGSCKYELTVTEYLQCRYQCPNCQAKFNPSCKNHNDLYFEMKKGE
- the selB gene encoding selenocysteine-specific translation elongation factor — its product is MAGHIDHGKTALTKALTNIDTDSLKEEKERSISIEPGFAELKLGSDVSVSIVDVPGHERFIRQMIAGVAGIDAVLLVIAADEGIMPQTKEHIDILNFLGVENAIVVITKIDRVDDEMLELVTLDVNEQLAGTVFADKEIVYVDSLSHKGIPELKEKIRTALGELTHRSEAGDFRLPIDQVFTIQGQGTIVRGTIYEGLVREGNKLLILPQRLQVKARQVQVHKQEVKTAQAGQRAAINISGASKEDIQRGHVLVSAERFAVTDTIDVVLRFVDELMYPIKQRAPVNLHIGTAEVMGKLVFFDRNVVEKECEEIYCQLRLDEKVVVRRGDRFILRRPTPVETIAGGAIVDPNGERYRFGEETVQYLQKKREGTPDERVKEVLMTHHWLTKSELSTLTSIDEADLSTLLCRGKTNGAVVELKTGKFARTETIEQLQEDVVHLLRSFHEKQPLALGFNKPEMTQALDTYPQQLVHIVLDNLKDEDVLKQHGQFLSLRSFTPKYPMQWAKRMEQAVSSMSADGLMVKDWQTYTKEASLPAEEAEQLRKYLLHTKQAYALTEKMLLHAEAFQKMVKTLQQNTGETFNLKEAKDALGVSRKYLIPLLELLDAWNYTVRAGEERKWLSDGSKKTQLT